One Deltaproteobacteria bacterium genomic window carries:
- a CDS encoding V-type ATP synthase subunit K (produces ATP from ADP in the presence of a proton gradient across the membrane; the K subunit is a nonenzymatic component which binds the dimeric form by interacting with the G and E subunits) gives MALGQMGIGAAFALSAAGSAIGIGIAGMATIGAWKKCYAENKPAPFILLAFVGAPFTQTIYGMILMNQLLGAAGKADPGLILGAGLFGGIGIGMSSWFQGAAGAAAADSLTSTGRGFTNYLIILGLIESVALFIMVFLMGILK, from the coding sequence ATGGCTTTAGGGCAGATGGGAATCGGAGCTGCGTTTGCTCTGTCGGCAGCGGGGTCGGCAATCGGTATTGGTATCGCCGGTATGGCCACGATCGGGGCATGGAAAAAATGTTACGCCGAAAACAAACCGGCGCCTTTTATTCTGCTGGCTTTCGTCGGCGCGCCGTTTACTCAGACCATTTATGGCATGATCCTCATGAATCAACTTCTGGGCGCGGCAGGCAAAGCCGACCCCGGCCTGATCTTGGGGGCGGGTCTCTTCGGCGGCATCGGGATCGGCATGTCGTCCTGGTTCCAGGGAGCAGCCGGCGCAGCGGCCGCAGACTCACTCACCAGCACGGGAAGGGGCTTCACCAACTACCTCATCATTCTGGGACTCATAGAATCCGTTGCGCTTTTTATCATGGTTTTCCTGATGGGAATCCTGAAATAG